Proteins encoded within one genomic window of Triticum dicoccoides isolate Atlit2015 ecotype Zavitan unplaced genomic scaffold, WEW_v2.0 scaffold69252, whole genome shotgun sequence:
- the LOC119347602 gene encoding protein CDI-like: MSPAPSHLTGADATAEPFRIYVGYDSREDIAYRVCRRSLLRRSSVPLEVIPIVQQELREAGLYWRERGPTESTEFSFTRFLTPHLAGYRGWALFVDCDFLFVADVAELARMADPRYAVLCVHHDYTPKEATKMDGAVQTVYPRKNWSSMVLFNCGHPKNRAALTPEAVSTQSGAHLHRFAWLDDADVGEVPFAWNFLVGHNRVDPANVDGTTPRAIHYTSGGPWFERYKDCEFADLWVQERDAYESAEKEDAVEGTGVPPSSAVAMDA; encoded by the coding sequence ATGTCTCCAGCACCTTCCCACCTCACCGGCGCTGACGCGACGGCGGAACCATTCCGCATCTACGTGGGCTACGACTCCCGCGAGGACATCGCATACCGCGTCTGCCGGCGGTCACTCCTGCGCCGCTCCTCCGTGCCGCTGGAGGTCATCCCGATCGTCCAGCAGGAGCTCCGCGAGGCTGGGCTGTACTGGCGGGAGCGCGGGCCGACGGAGAGCACAGAGTTCTCCTTCACCCGCTTCCTGACGCCGCACCTCGCCGGCTACCGTGGCTGGGCGCTCTTCGTGGACTGCGACTTCCTCTTCGTCGCCGACGTGGCAGAGCTGGCGCGCATGGCCGACCCTCGCTACGCCGTGCTGTGCGTGCACCACGACTACACGCCCAAGGAGGCCACCAAGATGGACGGCGCCGTGCAGACGGTGTACCCCCGCAAGAACTGGTCCTCCATGGTGCTCTTCAACTGCGGCCACCCCAAGAACCGCGCCGCGCTCACGCCGGAGGCCGTGAGCACCCAGAGCGGAGCGCACCTCCACCGATTCGCGTGGCTTGACGACGCCGATGTCGGCGAGGTGCCATTCGCGTGGAACTTCCTCGTGGGGCACAACCGCGTCGACCCGGCGAACGTCGACGGGACCACGCCGCGCGCCATACACTACACGTCCGGCGGGCCGTGGTTCGAGCGGTACAAGGACTGCGAGTTCGCCGACCTCTGGGTCCAGGAGCGCGACGCGTACGAGTCCGCGGAGAAAGAAGACGCGGTGGAAGGTACAGGAGTGCCACCATCGTCTGCAGTTGCAATGGACGCATGA